A region from the Acuticoccus sediminis genome encodes:
- a CDS encoding IlvD/Edd family dehydratase, which yields MAVADTPRKLRSREWFDDPSDPSATALYLERYLNWGLTQEELQSGKPIIGIAQTGSDLSPCNRPHIEHAKRIREGIREAGGIALEFPVHPIQETGKRPTAALDRNLAYLGLVEILFGYPLDGVVLTVGCDKTMPACMMAAATVDIPAIAFSAGPMLNGWYNGQRTGAGTIVWHARKLMAAGEIDYKGFIDLVASASPSPGYCNTMGTATTMNSLAEALGMTLPGQAAIPAPHKERGAMAYETGKRIVDMVKEDLKPSDILTKKAFENAIVINSAIGGSSNAPIHINAIARHIGVDLDLDDWERCGLDVPLLVNMQPAGEYLGEDYHHAGGVPAVAAELMRHGKLHEDVITANGKTAGENWKAAPNRWPDVIRTFDTALKEHAGFRVMKGNLFDAAVMKLSVISPDFRERYLSNPDDPDAFEGRAIVFDGPEHYHHAIDDPSLNIDEHCVLFIRGTGPIGYPGGAEVVNMRAPDYLLKKGVQELPCVGDGRQSGTSGTPSILNASPEAAAGGGLALLKMNDRVRIDLKKGRADILISDEELAARRKALEEAGGYKYPENQTPWQELQRGCVDQFSAGMVLKPAVKYRKIARTFMPRHSH from the coding sequence ATACACCAAGAAAATTGCGTAGCCGCGAGTGGTTCGACGATCCGTCCGACCCTTCGGCAACGGCACTCTATCTGGAGCGCTATCTCAACTGGGGCCTGACGCAGGAGGAGCTGCAGTCCGGCAAGCCGATCATCGGCATCGCGCAGACCGGGTCGGACCTGTCGCCCTGCAACCGCCCGCACATCGAGCACGCCAAGCGCATCCGCGAGGGCATCCGCGAGGCCGGCGGCATCGCCCTGGAATTCCCCGTCCATCCGATCCAGGAGACCGGCAAGCGGCCGACCGCGGCGCTTGACCGAAACCTTGCCTATCTCGGCCTCGTCGAGATCCTGTTCGGCTACCCGCTCGACGGTGTCGTGCTGACGGTCGGGTGCGACAAGACGATGCCCGCCTGCATGATGGCGGCGGCGACAGTCGACATCCCGGCGATCGCCTTCTCGGCGGGTCCGATGCTGAACGGCTGGTACAACGGCCAGCGGACCGGCGCGGGCACCATCGTCTGGCACGCGCGCAAGCTGATGGCCGCCGGCGAGATCGACTACAAGGGCTTCATCGACCTCGTCGCCTCCGCCTCGCCGTCGCCCGGCTACTGCAACACCATGGGCACGGCGACGACGATGAACTCGCTCGCCGAGGCGCTGGGGATGACGCTCCCCGGCCAGGCCGCCATCCCCGCGCCCCACAAGGAGCGCGGCGCGATGGCCTACGAGACCGGCAAGCGCATCGTCGACATGGTGAAGGAGGACCTGAAGCCCTCCGACATCCTGACGAAGAAGGCGTTCGAGAACGCCATCGTCATCAACTCGGCCATCGGCGGCTCCTCCAACGCGCCGATCCACATCAACGCCATCGCCAGGCACATCGGCGTCGACCTCGACCTCGACGACTGGGAGCGCTGCGGGCTCGACGTCCCGCTGCTCGTCAACATGCAGCCGGCGGGCGAGTATCTCGGCGAGGACTACCACCACGCGGGCGGCGTGCCGGCGGTGGCGGCAGAACTGATGCGCCACGGCAAGCTGCACGAGGACGTCATCACCGCCAACGGCAAGACCGCGGGCGAGAACTGGAAGGCGGCGCCCAACCGCTGGCCGGATGTCATCCGCACGTTCGACACCGCTCTCAAGGAGCATGCCGGCTTCCGCGTGATGAAGGGCAACCTCTTCGACGCGGCGGTGATGAAGCTCTCGGTGATCTCGCCGGACTTCCGCGAACGGTACCTCTCGAACCCCGACGATCCGGACGCCTTCGAGGGCCGCGCGATCGTGTTCGACGGGCCCGAGCACTACCACCACGCGATCGACGATCCCTCGCTCAATATCGACGAGCACTGCGTCCTCTTCATCCGCGGCACGGGGCCGATCGGCTATCCGGGCGGCGCCGAGGTCGTGAACATGCGTGCGCCGGACTACCTTCTGAAGAAGGGCGTCCAGGAACTTCCGTGTGTCGGTGACGGGCGCCAGTCGGGGACGTCCGGCACGCCGTCGATCCTCAACGCCTCGCCGGAAGCGGCGGCGGGCGGCGGTCTCGCCCTCCTGAAGATGAACGACCGTGTTCGGATCGACCTCAAGAAGGGGCGTGCCGACATCCTCATCTCCGACGAGGAGCTGGCGGCGCGGCGCAAGGCGCTGGAGGAGGCCGGGGGCTACAAGTACCCGGAGAACCAGACGCCGTGGCAGGAGCTGCAGCGCGGCTGCGTCGATCAGTTCTCGGCCGGCATGGTGCTGAAACCGGCGGTCAAGTATCGCAAGATCGCCCGTACCTTCATGCCGCGCCACTCGCACTGA
- a CDS encoding 2-dehydro-3-deoxygalactonokinase produces MLIGVDWGTTSLRAYLIGDDGWPVDRVEGRQGLLNVTDGDFEGVLQRAVSGWLADAPAGTPILLSGMVGSRQGWVEAPYVSVPATAAALAANCAEIATSSMGRVRIVPGVLLDDAASGRADVMRGEETEIMGALAALGLSDGTFVLPGTHSKWVTVSAGVITDFSTYMTGEIFAAMRDHTILSRMMKSEGDDAAAYADGVGTGLALSGPGELLSALFGVRVRGLLGRLSEASSASFLSGLLIGAEIASAAAGRAEVVIVAAPGLAERYRSALATAGIANRLAPPDTAAQGLARIAAQLP; encoded by the coding sequence GTGCTGATCGGGGTCGACTGGGGGACGACGAGCCTGCGGGCCTACCTCATCGGCGACGACGGGTGGCCCGTCGACCGGGTGGAGGGCAGGCAGGGCCTCCTCAACGTCACCGACGGTGACTTCGAGGGCGTGCTGCAGCGGGCCGTCTCCGGGTGGCTCGCCGACGCGCCGGCCGGCACGCCGATCCTGCTGTCCGGCATGGTCGGCTCGCGTCAGGGCTGGGTCGAGGCGCCTTACGTTTCCGTCCCGGCGACGGCGGCCGCGCTCGCGGCGAACTGCGCCGAGATCGCGACGTCGTCGATGGGGCGGGTGCGGATCGTTCCGGGCGTGCTGCTCGACGATGCGGCGAGCGGGCGCGCCGACGTTATGCGCGGCGAAGAGACCGAGATCATGGGCGCGCTCGCGGCGCTCGGTCTCTCCGACGGCACCTTCGTGCTGCCGGGGACCCACTCCAAATGGGTGACGGTCTCGGCCGGCGTCATCACCGACTTCTCGACCTACATGACCGGCGAGATCTTCGCCGCGATGCGCGACCACACCATCCTTTCGCGCATGATGAAGAGCGAGGGCGACGACGCGGCGGCCTACGCCGACGGCGTCGGCACCGGCCTTGCCCTGTCCGGGCCGGGCGAACTCCTGTCCGCGCTCTTCGGCGTGCGCGTTCGGGGGCTGCTGGGGCGGCTGTCAGAGGCCTCCTCGGCGAGCTTCCTCTCCGGACTGCTGATCGGCGCGGAGATCGCCTCGGCGGCGGCCGGGCGAGCGGAGGTCGTCATCGTCGCCGCACCGGGTCTCGCCGAGCGCTACAGGAGCGCGCTGGCGACGGCGGGGATCGCCAACCGCCTCGCCCCGCCGGACACGGCCGCGCAGGGCCTCGCACGGATCGCCGCGCAGCTCCCGTAG
- a CDS encoding amidase has translation MSEPADLDATEARRLIGAKALSPVELMESCLARIARLNPTLNAIVALDADAAMNGAKAAEQAVMDGRPLGRLHGLPTAIKDNRDVKGMVTSHGSLLYADNVAAEDEPGVARLRAEGAVVFAKTNLPEFAAGANTTNRLFGPTGNPFDPTKTSAGSSGGSAAALAVGMVPVATGSDYGGSLRTPASFCGITGFRPSMGLVPAPEMAAYLSPWGVNGPMGRTVADSVLLMSAQAGYDPRDPYSHAADGIEAAIPAADLSSVRLATSVDFDLAPVAKEIRGVFDARVGSLASAGLNVETATPDFGPAHEIFEITRGIAFLVAHHERVQKHRDQLDRNVIDNTERGLTFTTADVAWAQREQAALYRRFVAFFERYDALIAPAASVSPFPHSQLFVEEIDGEAMPTYMRWLALSYIPTMGFACAAAIPAGKDGHGMPFGLQVIGPRGADRKILAIAAAIEAQFAADPVTARPLPDLAALA, from the coding sequence ATGAGCGAGCCAGCCGACCTCGATGCCACCGAAGCGCGCCGCCTCATCGGTGCGAAGGCGCTGTCGCCGGTGGAACTGATGGAGAGCTGCCTCGCGCGCATCGCCAGGCTGAACCCGACGCTCAACGCAATCGTCGCGCTCGACGCGGACGCGGCGATGAACGGGGCGAAGGCCGCCGAGCAGGCGGTGATGGACGGCCGCCCGCTGGGCCGGCTGCACGGCCTGCCGACGGCCATCAAGGACAACCGCGACGTCAAGGGCATGGTGACCTCGCACGGCTCGCTCCTCTACGCCGACAACGTGGCGGCGGAGGACGAGCCGGGCGTCGCGCGGCTGCGGGCCGAGGGCGCCGTCGTGTTCGCCAAGACGAACCTTCCCGAGTTCGCCGCCGGCGCCAACACGACCAACCGCCTGTTCGGCCCCACCGGCAACCCGTTCGACCCGACGAAGACGTCGGCCGGCTCCTCGGGCGGCTCGGCGGCAGCGCTCGCGGTCGGCATGGTGCCGGTCGCGACCGGCTCGGACTACGGCGGCAGCCTGCGCACGCCGGCGAGCTTCTGCGGCATCACCGGCTTCCGCCCCTCGATGGGCCTCGTCCCGGCGCCGGAGATGGCGGCCTACCTCTCGCCCTGGGGCGTCAACGGCCCGATGGGACGGACGGTGGCCGATTCGGTCCTCCTGATGTCGGCCCAGGCCGGCTACGACCCGCGCGACCCGTACTCCCATGCGGCGGACGGGATCGAAGCGGCCATCCCGGCGGCCGACCTCTCGAGCGTGCGCCTCGCGACGTCGGTGGACTTCGACCTCGCCCCGGTGGCGAAGGAGATCCGCGGCGTGTTCGACGCGCGCGTTGGGTCGCTGGCGTCGGCCGGCCTCAATGTGGAGACGGCGACACCCGACTTCGGTCCCGCGCACGAGATCTTCGAGATCACCCGCGGCATCGCCTTCCTGGTGGCGCACCACGAGCGCGTGCAGAAGCACCGCGACCAGCTCGACCGCAACGTCATCGACAACACCGAGCGCGGCCTCACCTTCACCACGGCGGACGTCGCCTGGGCGCAGCGCGAGCAGGCGGCACTCTATCGCCGGTTCGTCGCCTTCTTCGAACGCTACGACGCGCTGATCGCGCCGGCCGCGTCGGTGTCCCCGTTCCCGCACAGCCAGCTCTTCGTGGAGGAGATCGACGGGGAGGCGATGCCGACGTACATGCGCTGGCTCGCCCTCAGCTACATCCCGACGATGGGCTTTGCCTGCGCCGCCGCGATCCCCGCGGGCAAGGACGGTCACGGGATGCCCTTCGGCCTGCAGGTCATCGGCCCGCGCGGCGCCGACCGGAAGATCCTGGCGATCGCCGCCGCGATCGAGGCGCAGTTCGCCGCGGACCCGGTCACGGCGCGCCCCCTCCCCGACCTCGCGGCGCTGGCCTGA